Proteins encoded by one window of Anopheles maculipalpis chromosome 2RL, idAnoMacuDA_375_x, whole genome shotgun sequence:
- the LOC126556239 gene encoding probable very-long-chain enoyl-CoA reductase art-1, which produces MEVEIVDAKSSKSLGKCRVSADTTLQALKTEVQKLKPALTVHRQSLRLEPRGKAPKESETLKTLNVTSGGKIYVRDLGPQISWKGVFLAEYAGPIFVYLIFYQRPSLIYANADNPMSLTAKIAAACWVGHYAKRLLETLFVHRFSHATMPLRNLFKNCSYYWAFAGYVAYHVNHPLFTEPSPALLYAGLATFVVSELGNFSIHLLLRNLRPAGSNVRKIPVPDANPLTQLFNFVSCPNYTYEFFSWVGYTLMTSCIPAGLFAAAGMYQMTVWALGKHRNYKKEFKDYPKNRKAILPFVL; this is translated from the exons ATGGAG GTCGAAATTGTTGACGCCAAATCATCGAAATCGCTCGGAAAGTGTCGCGTATCCGCCGACACTACTCTGCAAGCGCTAAAAACCGAGGTGCAAAAGTTGAAACCCGCCCTGACCGTGCACCGCCAGTCGCTACGGTTGGAACCACGCGGCAAAGCACCGAAGGAAAGCGAAACGCTGAAAACGCTCAATGTAACGTCGGGCGGAAAGATCTACGTCCGCGATCTTGGCCCACAAATCAGCTGGAAAGGTGTGTTTCTGGCAGAATACGCGGGACCAATATTTGTTTATCTCATCTTCTACCAGCGACCATCGCTCATCTACGCAAATGCCGACAATCCGATGAGCCTTACCGCCAA GATCGCTGCCGCTTGCTGGGTTGGACACTACGCCAAACGTCTACTAGAGACGCTGTTCGTGCATCGGTTCTCTCACGCGACTATGCCGCTGAGGAATCTGTTCAAAAACTGCTCCTACTATTGGGCGTTCGCCGGTTACGTGGCCTATCACGTGAACCATCCACTGTTTACGGAACCTTCACCGGCGCTGCTGTATGCTGGGCTGGCAACTTTTGTG GTCAGTGAGTTGGGTAATTTCTCTATTCACCTTTTGCTGCGTAACCTGCGACCAGCTGGTTCGAACGTGAGGAAAATCCCAGTCCCGGATGCAAATCCACTCACGCAACTGTTCAA TTTTGTCTCGTGCCCGAACTACACGTACGAGTTCTTCTCGTGGGTCGGTTACACCCTGATGACGTCCTGCATTCCGGCCGGTCTGTTCGCTGCCGCTGGCATGTACCAGATGACCGTGTGGGCTCTCGGCAAGCACCGTAACTACAAGAAAGAGTTTAAAGACTATCCGAAAAATCGCAAAGCTATCCTGCCGTTTGTGTTGTAA
- the LOC126556098 gene encoding uncharacterized protein LOC126556098 — MIPSTGKIDRLLVELRPRLQCANFFISFPRKFADIESTTIELATDRITIVMKGERERYEIRTGDYFQLHTQTLSSLVIKNRYICFRVNTNESVFGSERLSTGQTLQDEESLRLTCNVETCKSYRVLCNNCGGPLTDQSSSDQDGKGISFNRVLELPSEQLDTDDWFCHRHDHQPSYGPQPEAACQGESSTQLSTKFEPQQQDLFYGTFYALLHRSVLQRVHIRNERFVYCKRCLQYLGTTRKNRSSVKLWYENVRFQPERSIPLALFREDDALELFHHLVRKTVREFNFVTHLGLPPSIKLMFELRRPGMEGDVFYLLMQIMDCQLSVFRAKQKRTGSGSSESCSDDVDDDRGRKEESEIERSQDRTGAAEADDDDDDDDDVFIDNSYRKHTIKLERHCAMKLMYQYEKYDEQPLFVFWREDNNVVNLELSEPMFSAAVRYLDANSSYVPECYRVNLGFSMSYLDIS; from the coding sequence ATGATCCCGTCCACCGGTAAGATTGATCGGCTGCTGGTCGAGCTACGGCCACGGTTACAATGCGCCaactttttcatttcgtttccaCGCAAATTTGCTGACATCGAATCGACCACCATCGAGCTGGCCACCGATCGAATAACGATTGTTATGAAGGGTGAGCGTGAACGGTACGAAATCCGTACCGGTGACTACTTCCAACTTCATACCCAAACACTCAGCTCGCTCGTAATTAAGAATCGGTACATCTGCTTCCGAGTAAACACCAACGAGAGTGTGTTCGGTTCCGAACGACTCTCGACTGGTCAGACACTGCAGGACGAAGAGTCCTTACGATTAACGTGCAATGTAGAGACTTGCAAATCATATCGCGTCCTTTGCAACAACTGTGGTGGACCACTTACTGATCAGTCATCATCCGACCAAGATGGGAAAGGAATTTCGTTCAATCGCGTACTGGAGCTACCCTCCGAGCAGCTAGACACAGACGATTGGTTCTGCCATCGACACGATCATCAGCCAAGCTATGGGCCACAGCCGGAAGCTGCCTGTCAGGGCGAATCTTCCACCCAACTCAGCACGAAATTCGAACCACAGCAGCAAGACCTTTTCTACGGCACCTTTTACGCACTGCTGCATCGTTCCGTGCTGCAGCGAGTTCATATCCGCAACGAACGGTTCGTGTACTGTAAGCGATGCCTTCAATATCTAGGCACAACGCGAAAAAATCGATCCTCGGTAAAGCTTTGGTACGAAAATGTGCGCTTTCAACCGGAACGATCGATACCATTGGCATTGTTTCGAGAGGATGATGCATTGGAGCTGTTTCACCATCTCGTACGTAAGACGGTGCGTGAATTCAACTTCGTCACACATCTTGGTCTGCCACCGTCCATAAAGCTGATGTTTGAGCTGCGTCGTCCCGGTATGGAAGGGGACGTGTTTTATCTGCTGATGCAAATCATGGACTGTCAGCTTAGCGTGTTTCGTGCGAAACAGAAACGTACCGGATCTGGATCGTCCGAATCGTGCTCGGATGATGTGGACGATGATAGAGGTAGAAAGGAGGAATCGGAAATTGAACGCTCTCAGGATCGAACCGGTGCGGCGGAAGcggatgacgacgatgacgatgatgatgatgtgtttaTAGACAATTCGTACCGTAAGCATACGATCAAGCTGGAACGGCACTGTGCCATGAAGCTAATGTATCAGTACGAAAAGTATGACGAGCAGCCGCTGTTTGTCTTTTGGCGAGAGGACAATAACGTTGTCAATCTGGAGCTTTCCGAACCGATGTTCAGTGCGGCAGTACGATATTTGGACGCCAATTCCAGCTACGTGCCGGAATGTTATCGCGTGAATTTAGGATTTAGCATGAGCTATCTggatatttcttaa
- the LOC126556140 gene encoding m7GpppX diphosphatase: MLKTSTTTNDNGTNKVSECNVVDESPSQRQSEGQQPSAPVRPTEQSTADEICYDLAQFRTVRVLNNNSTHKCVALLGHFGNLSPEKQAIVVLEKRAFTETEITTVAPDASTPTQREKIAQHSESEVERADVGKKNDPSGNERTFFTSSSRLHKEFVNDVYGNFLCTVDPELNRLKVSIIYPASEKHIVKHSAQHRYMVDETAEQYKNITLPHLEHEQLSLEWLYNVLEHRKEKERILYEDPCDENGFILLPDLKWDGKTVEQLYLLALVRRRDIRSLRDLTPAHLPLLRNVQTRGIAAIKERYGIDASQLRIYLHYQPTFYHLHMHFTYLRYDPPGTNCEKAHLLSTVINNIELLGDYYQRATLSFALKETDKLYAKLVASESEEPAAKRTKTDLDPSQ; the protein is encoded by the exons ATGCTGAAAACAAGCACCACAACGAACGATAACGGCACAAACAAGGTCAGCGAATGTAATGTTGTCGATGAATCACCGTCTCAACGTCAAAGCGAAGGTCAGCAACCATCAGCACCAGTACGACCAACCGAACAAAGCACGGCCGACGAAATATGTTACGATCTGGCCCAGTTTCGTACCGTGCGCGTGCTGAACAATAACAGTACGCACAAGTGTGTCGCCCTGCTGGGGCATTTCGGCAATCTTTCGCCAGAGAAGCAGGCCATCGTCGTACTCGAAAAGCGGGCCTTCACCGAGACCGAGATTACGACAGTGGCACCTGATGCTAGCACGCCAACGCAGCGTGAAAAAATCGCACAGCACAGTGAAAGTGAAGTCGAGCGTGCCGACGTGGGTAAGAAAAACGATCCATCTGGTAACGAGCGAACGTTTTTCACGTCATCGTCACGTTTGCACAAGGAGTTTGTTAATGACGTGTACGGGAACTTCCTTTGCACTGTGGATCCGGAGCTTAACC gTTTGAAGGTGTCCATCATCTATCCTGCTTCGGAGAAACATATCGTGAAACATAGTGCCCAACATCGGTACATGGTCGATGAAACGGCCGAACAGTACAAGAATATTACGTTGCCACATCTGGAACACGAGCAGTTAAGTCTGGAG TGGCTTTACAACGTACTGGAACATCGCAAAGAGAAGGAACGCATCCTGTACGAGGATCCTTGCGACGAAAACGGTTTCATTCTGCTGCCCGATCTGAAATGGGACGGTAAAACGGTCGAGCAGCTGTACCTGTTGGCCCTGGTTCGCCGACGTGATATTCGTTCGCTGCGTGATCTAACACCAGCCCATCTACCACTTCTGCGTAACGTGCAGACGCGTGGAATTGCAGCCATTAAGGAACGGTACGGTATCGACGCATCGCAGTTACGCATCTACTTGCACTACCAGCCCACGTTCTACCATTTGCATATGCACTTTACCTATCTGCGGTACGATCCTCCGGGAACGAACTGTGAAAAAGCACATCTCTTATCGACGGTAATCAACAACATTGAGCTGCTGGGCGATTATTATCAGCGAGCGACACTTTCCTTTGCGCTAAAGGAAACGGACAAGCTGTACGCAAAGTTGGTTGCATCTGAAAGCGAAGAACCTGCTGCAAAGCGCACTAAAACGGATCTTGATCCATCGCAGTAA
- the LOC126568810 gene encoding exportin-2 yields the protein MEINENNFERLGNYLQQTLNPDPEVRRPAERFIESIEVSQNYPLLCLHLIDRPQADMTIRVAAAIAFKNFVKRNWGFHLDNDGPNKVSESDRSGIKSLIVPMMLKSPAAIQKQLSDAVSIIGKYDFPTKWPELMDEMIEKFATGDFHIINGVLQTAHSLFKRYRYEFKSQELWEEIKYVLDKMAKPLTELLQATLGLAEAHATNKEALQVIYNSLVLVCKVFFSLNSQDLPEFFEDNMETWMKAFHGLLTVDVPCLKTDDEEDAGVLEHLRSQICENLCMYALKYDEEFGPYMPQFVTAVWELLVNTHIHTKYDSLVSNALRFLSTVAERSHYRHLFEDPNVLASICEKVIIPNMDFRVSDEELFEDNPEEYIRRDIEGSDVETRRRAACDLVKSLLQKFEAKIVEIFGQYLQVLLAKYAENPTNNWKAKDTAIYLVTSMASKGQTQKLGVTQTSELVPLPQFTQQQIIPELERADVNQLPVLKADALKFIMTFRTILGPQIIVATMPLVAKHLGAASVVVHTYAACTIDKILTMRGPDKQPIVTKEILSPLSAELIAGLFAAITVQGSNENEYIMKCIMRVLNTLQEASLPFMIVVLPRLTDILSTVAKNPSKPHFNHYLFETLSLSVKLVCKADPNAVSSFEEALFPVFQGILQQDVLEFMPYVFQMLSLFLEIREGKSNIPETYLALFPCLLTPALWDRPGNVTPLIRLLCAFVRQASAQISADDKLNGVLGVFQKMIASKNNDHEGFYLLQNLLLYYPPEELGRSMRQIFSLLFQRLSSSKTTKFVRSFIVFLCLYSARVGPQALIQMIESIQAQMFGMVLERVFIPDINKVSGELEQKIVSVGITKLLCECPEMLAEPYVMYWPKLLQTVVQIFELPPDESAIDGDNFIEIEDVPGYQAAYSQLNFAQSKPVDPLQDVGNVRQYLVQNIGNLAQSNAGKVGTLIAALPVDHQEALQKYCAQSGVQIA from the exons ATGGAGATCAACGAGAACAATTTCGAGCGATTGGGCAACTACCTACAGCAAACACTGAATCCGGATCCGGAAGTGCGCCGTCCAG CTGAACGGTTCATCGAGAGCATTGAGGTGAGTCAGAACTATCCGTTGCTCTGTTTGCATCTGATCGACCGGCCCCAAGCGGACATGACGATCCGTGTGGCGGCCGCAATCGCCTTCAAGAACTTCGTCAAGCGCAACTGGGGCTTCCATCTGGACAATGACGGTCCCAACAAGGTGAGCGAATCGGACCGCAGCGGGATCAAGAGCTTGATCGTACCGATGATGCTCAAATCACCGGCCGCGATACAGAAGCAGCTGAGCGATGCCGTCAGCATTATCGGCAAGTACGACTTTCCGACCAAATGGCCCGAGCTGATGGACGAGATGATTGAGAAGTTTGCCACGGGCGATTTTCACATCATCAACGGTGTGCTGCAGACGGCTCACTCACTGTTCAAGCGCTACCGGTACGAGTTTAAGTCACAGGAACTGTGGGAAGAGATCAAGTACGTGTTGGACAAGATGGCCAAACCACTGACCGAGCTGCTGCAGGCAACGCTCGGTTTGGCGGAAGCACACGCCACCAACAAGGAAGCGCTCCAAGTCATCTACAATTCGCTCGTGCTCGTCTGCAAGGTGTTCTTTTCGCTCAACTCACAGGATTTGCCCGAATTTTTCGAAGATAACATGGAAACGTGGATGAAAGCGTTTCACGGGCTGCTGACGGTGGACGTCCCCTGTCTGAAGACGGACGATGAGGAGGATGCCGGCGTTCTCGAGCATTTACGGTCGCAAATCTGTGAAAATTTGTGCATGTACGCGCTCAAGTATGATGAAGAGTTTGGCCCGTATATGCCACAGTTTGTAACTGCCGTCTGGGAGTTGCTGGTGAACACCCATATCCACACCAAGTACGATTCGCTCGTTTCGAACGCTCTCCGGTTTTTAAGTACCGTTGCCGAACGGAGCCATTACCGGCATCTGTTCGAGGATCCGAACGTGCTGGCCAGTATCTGCGAGAAGGTCATCATCCCGAATATGGACTTCCGCGTATCGGATGAGGAACTGTTCGAGGACAACCCGGAGGAGTACATACGGCGAGATATCGAAGGTTCGGATGTGGAAACGCGTCGACGTGCTGCTTGTGATCTGGTGAAATCCCTACTACAGAAATTCGAAGCAAAGATTGTGGAAATCTTTGGCCAGTATCTGCAGGTCTTGCTGGCAAAGTATGCGGAAAACCCGACCAACAACTGGAAAGCGAAAGATACGGCCATCTATCTGGTTACCTCGATGGCATCGAAAGGGCAAACGCAGAAACTTGGCGTGACGCAAACATCCGAGCTGGTCCCATTGCCACAGTTCACCCAACAGCAGATCATTCCTGAGCTCGAGCGTGCCGATGTGAATCAGCTGCCAGTACTGAAAGCGGACGCATTAAAGTTCATCATGACGTTCCGTACGATTTTGGGACCACAAATCATTGTCGCAACGATGCCACTGGTGGCGAAGCATCTTGGTGCGGCCAGCGTGGTGGTGCATACGTACGCTGCCTGTACAATTGATAAAATTCTTACGATGCGCGGCCCGGACAAGCAACCTATCGTGACGAAGGAAATCCTTTCTCCGCTCAGTGCGGAACTGATTGCCGGTCTGTTTGCGGCGATTACTGTGCAAGGGTCGAACGAGAACGAGTACATCATGAAGTGCATTATGCGTGTGCTGAACACGCTGCAGGAAGCGTCGTTACCGTTCATGATCGTGGTATTGCCGCGGCTGACCGACATTCTATCGACCGTTGCGAAGAACCCATCGAAACCACACTTTAATCACTATCTGTTCGAGACGCTTTCGCTCTCTGTCAA ACTCGTTTGCAAAGCGGACCCCAATGCAGTGAGCTCGTTCGAGGAAGCCCTGTTTCCCGTTTTCCAAGGCATATTGCAGCAGGACGTGCTGG AATTCATGCCTTACGTGTTTCAGATGTTGTCACTGTTTTTGGAAATACGCGAGGGTAAAAGCAACATTCCGGAGACGTACCTTGCACTGTTCCCTTGCCTGCTGACGCCAGCCCTCTGGGATCGTCCCGGAAACGTTACTCCGCTGATTCGATTGCTGTGTGCGTTTGTACGGCAAGCTTCGGCACAGATTTCGGCCGACGACAAACTGAACGGGGTGCTGGGCGTGTTTCAGAAGATGATTGCCTCGAAGAATAACGATCACGAAGGGTTCTATCTGTTGCAAAACTTGCTTCTGTACTATCCACC TGAGGAGCTTGGCCGAAGTATGCGTCAGATATTCTCCCTACTGTTTCAACGGCTTAGTTCCTCCAAAACGACCAAGTTTGTGCGCAGCTTTATCGTTTTTCTCTGCCTTTACTCAGCACGCGTAGGTCCGCAGGCACTGATCCAGATGATCGAAAGCATTCAAGCACA AATGTTTGGCATGGTGCTGGAACGCGTGTTCATTCCAGATATAAACAAAGTGTCCGGCGAGCTCGAGCAGAAGATCGTTTCCGTCGGCATTACGAAGCTGTTGTGCGAATGTCCGGAAATGTTAGCCGAACCGTACGTCATGTACTGGCCAAAACTGTTGCAGACGGTGGTACAGATCTTTGAGCTACCGCCGGACGAGTCGGCCATTGACGGTGATAATTTTATCGAGATTGAAGACGTGCCCGGCTATCAGGCCGCTTACTCGCAGCTAAACTTTGCCCAATCGAAACCGGTCGATCCGCTACAGGATGTGGGCAATGTGCGCCAATATCTGGTACAGAACATTGGCAATCTGGCGCAATCTAACGCCGGTAAGGTGGGTACACTGATTGCTGCATTACCGGTGGACCATCAGGAAGCGCTACAAAAGTACTGTGCGCAGAGTGGTGTCCAGATCGCTTAG
- the LOC126568779 gene encoding tyrosine-protein kinase Shark: protein MSRTDYVIVKTKSYILRMNREENLCWFHGKISREDVEDILRRDGSEGVFLVRESSSSDGDYVLSVLFKGEVIHYAIRRHGDDAFFSIQDHTPIHGLDSLIEHFQKDKGSLVTRLQVICRSDPPPHDVRSHGTTNLLHRATKESNYTVVSELLKCGYRNIDSKNQDGQTAVHLACLHADDKILLKLIERGANINNRDAKGNTPLHYACARRNGLEMVRMLIKASANLQARNSETGWVPLHEAADNGNVDAIQELLRHRVPHRPRTNYGEMPSDLARHRGHYQVVEFLNAYEPPRPQTHRDLWYHGTLERTTAVDYLKDFAAKLLPNLAHRKQQEGDNSKENNECLDGLEQSTSGTYLVRYSATQNVDVITMLYDNEPKHFIIQRQQEWLYIDEGPYMNSLEHLIEHYTRFSDGLPINLRFPVTPGPKPPIPACATIPKSKHRMHRAATSGAGGTTSVFLYASGSPAHHHSTNGSTLTAGLTSMFRKSSDNSTTTATLPPKGLPTRNLSVPNDAMLQMNRVGLFDRSPERCAPETPRRQGTATSPNIDEPKTKTNTSNASPTFKKTLIDGMKSLRKSKQKLKPTSVGDSGVGASSTEPNSSISPNASSIEPTVSPSKLLQQLKFSSDFNLVASCAASDDIYKIPTNNCAIVDIDIGEPPVVVAPVICPPVPDKAQDSTSEEVPPAIPPKMSSPALDSVNNNEPTTLDYFTQSDDPLRSDTLPDDESEEIYFVEAPIPPARATNSEAAFGTNILNNNVVPPEDGVAPIVVNQPARTTMPTNYIMTKTVPIFSSISVEECQSPTSPTCGGQMRVSKLFERLDSNQSAFSRASVLSGESVFFSMFQQQQSNSEPEGPNYFIPQECIHAETVLGRGEFGFVYQGFLEPWPLEGFPGGNNPNKATSVPPVMGRVPVAIKKVMDSQERRERTDFLREASVMIRLRHNCIVRLIGICKGPPLIMVQELIPLGSMLVYITKNKNTINPHHEMMIWAAQIASGMQYLEEKHFVHRDLAARNILLANKYQAKISDFGLSRAIGAGQEYYRASQGGKWPIKWYAPESFNYGTFSHASDVWSFGVTLWEMFSYGAPPYHDMKGADVIKLIEEDQRLSQPEACPDKVFEVMRNCWQYNPKMRPTFRFLHRFFSDDIEYQNLQELVGTGVEINANTTAIGGVSTNAPIDAANTTFGTLDASTPDTTGVSLAQQTPY, encoded by the exons atgtcCCGGACAGACTATGTGATTGTGAAG ACCAAGTCCTACATCCTAAGGATGAATCGGGAAGAAAATCTGTGCTGGTTTCATGGAAAAATATCCCGTGAAGATGTGGAGGATATTTTGCGTCGAG ACGGCAGTGAAGGAGTGTTTTTGGTACGCGAAAGTTCCTCCTCCGACGGTGACTACGTACTGTCCGTGCTGTTCAAGGGCGAAGTGATACATTACGCTATCCGACGACACGGAGACGATGCGTTCTTTTCCATCCAAGATCATACACCGATCCACGGGCTTGATTCGTTGATCGAGCATTTCCAGAAAGACAAAGGCTCGCTGGTGACGCGGCTGCAGGTGATTTGTCGCAGTGATCCACCACCGCACGATGTTCGTAGCCACGGTACCACGAACCTGCTGCACCGTGCCACGAAGGAAAGCAACTACACTGTCGTATCGGAGCTGCTGAAGTGTGGATATCGGAATATTGATTCCAAAAATCAGGACGGTCAAACGGCGGTGCATCTGGCGTGTTTGCATGCAGATGATAAGATACTGCTGAAGCTGATCGAACGTGGAGCTAATATAAACAATCGCGACGCCAAAGGCAACACACCACTTCAC TATGCCTGCGCCCGACGGAATGGGTTGGAGATGGTAAGGATGCTAATAAAGGCGTCCGCTAATCTACAGGCACGGAACAGCGAAACTGGCTGGGTACCGCTGCACGAAGCAGCCGATAATGGAAATGTGGACGCAATCCAGGAACTTCTGCGCCATCGTGTTCCCCATCGACCGAGAACCAACTATGGTGAAATGCCTTCGGACCTGGCCCGCCATCGTGGCCACTACCAGGTGGTTGAGTTTCTGAATGCCTATGAACCACCCCGACCACAGACACACCGCGATCTCTGGTACCATGGAACGCTGGAGCGAACTACGGCCGTCGACTACCTGAAAGACTTTGCTGCCAAGTTGCTGCCAAATCTGGCACACCGAAAGCAACAGGAAGGTGACAACAGCAAGGAGAACAACGAGTGTCTTGATGGGCTGGAACAGTCCACCTCGGGCACATACTTGGTGCGCTATTCGGCGACTCAGAATGTGGACGTAATAACGATGCTGTACGATAACGAACCGAAGCATTTTATCATCCAGCGACAGCAGGAATGGCTGTACATTGACGAAGGTCCCTACATGAACTCGCTCGAGCATTTGATCGAGCACTATACGCGCTTCTCTGACGGGTTGCCGATAAATCTGCGCTTCCCCGTTACTCCTGGCCCAAAACCACCGATACCGGCGTGCGCAACCATACCGAAATCCAAACATCGTATGCATCGGGCCGCTACAAGCGGTGCCGGTGGTACAACATCCGTTTTTCTTTATGCTTCCGGTTCGCCGGCACATCATCACAGTACCAATGGTTCCACCCTAACGGCCGGTTTGACTAGCATGTTTCGCAAATCGAGTGATAATTCTACCACAACGGCAACCTTACCACCGAAAGGATTACCAACCAGAAATCTGTCCGTCCCGAACGATGCAATGCTACAGATGAACCGGGTCGGTCTGTTCGATCGTAGTCCCGAACGCTGTGCGCCCGAGACACCGCGTCGCCAAGGGACTGCAACTTCGCCCAACATAGATgaaccaaaaacgaaaacgaatacCTCGAACGCTTCGCCAACGTTCAAGAAAACGTTAATCGATGGAATGAAAAGTTTGCGAAAGAGCAAGCAAAAGCTGAAACCAACCTCGGTGGGAGATTCTGGCGTGGGTGCTTCTTCGACCGAACCGAATTCTTCCATCTCCCCGAACGCTTCTTCAATCGAGCCAACGGTGAGCCCTTCAAAGTTGCTACAGCAGTTGAAATTTTCGTCTGATTTTAATCTGGTCGCGAGTTGTGCCGCCTCAGACGATATCTATAAAATCCCAACAAATAATTGTGCCATCGTTGATATCGACATCGGAGAGCCACCGGTTGTTGTCGCACCGGTTATATGTCCTCCCGTACCGGATAAAGCTCAAGACTCTACCAGCGAAGAAGTGCCACCAGCAATCCCACCCAAAATGTCATCACCTGCGCTTGATTCCGTAAACAACAACGAACCCACGACGTTAGATTACTTCACCCAAAGTGATGATCCACTCCGGTCCGATACACTGCCGGATGATGAAAGTGAAGAAATCTACTTTGTGGAAGCTCCAATTCCACCAGCAAGAGCAACAAACAGTGAAGCCGCTTTTGGAACGAACATACTCAACAATAATGTGGTCCCTCCGGAGGATGGAGTAGCGCCTATAGTAGTAAACCAGCCAGCACGCACTACCATGCCAACCAACTACATCATGACGAAAACCGTACCGATCTTCAGTAGCATCTCGGTCGAGGAATGTCAAAGCCCTACCAGTCCGACTTGCGGTGGACAAATGCGAGTCAGCAAGCTATTCGAACGACTCGACTCGAACCAATCCGCCTTTAGCCGAGCCAGTGTGCTCAGTGGTGAGAGCGTATTCTTTTCCATGTTTCAACAACAGCAATCAAATTCGGAACCGGAAGGGCCGAATTACTTCATTCCGCAGGAATGTATCCACGCAGAAACGGTGCTCGGTCGGGGTGAGTTTGGCTTTGTCTACCAAGGTTTCTTAGAACCGTGGCCACTCGAAGGATTCCCCGGTGGTAACAACCCGAACAAAGCAACATCAGTGCCGCCTGTCATGGGTCGCGTTCCGGTAGCGATTAAGAAAGTGATGGACAGCCAGGAACGTCGTGAACGGACGGATTTTCTACGCGAGGCTAGTGTTATGATACGTCTGCGGCATAACTGCATCGTACGATTGATCGGTATCTGCAAGGGGCCACCATTGATCATGGTACAGGAACTGATACCACTCGGGTCCATGTTGGTTTACATCACCAAAAACAAGAACACCATCAATCCTCACCACGAGATGATGATCTGGGCAGCGCAGATAGCCAGTG GCATGCAGTATCTGGAGGAGAAACATTTCGTCCACCGAGATCTTGCCGCCCGTAACATTTTGTTGGCGAACAAGTATCAGGCAAAAATATCCGACTTTGGTTTGTCGCGTGCAATCGGTGCCGGCCAGGAGTATTATCGTGCTAGTCAGGGTGGCAAATGGCCCATTAAATG GTATGCCCCCGAAAGCTTCAACTACGGCACATTCTCACATGCCAGCGACGTTTGGTCGTTCGGTGTGACGCTGTGGGAAATGTTTTCTTACGGCGCACCGCCCTACCACGACATGAAGGGTGCCGATGTGATCAAGCTAATCGAGGAAGATCAACGGCTGTCGCAACCGGAAGCCTGCCCGGACAAGGTGTTTGAGGTGATGCGAAACTGCTGGCAGTACAATCCAAAGATGCGTCCTACGTTCCGCTTCCTGCATCGTTTCTTCTCCGACGATATCGAGTACCAAAATCTGCAGGAACTGGTCGGTACGGGAGTTGAGATTAATGCAAACACTACGGCAATAGGTGGAGTGAGTACGAATGCGCCAATTGATGCTGCAAACACAACCTTCGGTACACTGGACGCGTCTACGCCGGACACAACTGGCGTTAGCTTAGCGCAGCAAACACCCTACTAG